Genomic DNA from Streptomyces sp. NBC_01571:
GGATCCACATGGTCCCGCTGATCCAGGACGCGGTCCGCGCGCACCGCGCCGACGTGCTCCTGGTCTCCCTCGGCCTGATCGACCTGGGCTTCTACACGAACGCGGAGCAGACGGCCGAGAACGTCCGCGCCTTCGTCGCCGAGGCCCGCGCGGCGAACCCGCGGATCCGGATGGCCGTCCTGCCGGTGATACCGAACGTCCGCGCGCAGTCCGACGCGCCCTTCGCCGCCGCGGTGAGCTCCTTCAACGACTTCCTCGCGAAGGCGGTCGCCGACCTCGACGAGCCCCGTTCCCCCCTGCTGCTCGTCTCCCCGCCCCCCGGGTACGACATCCACCTCGACACCTACGACGGCACCCACCCGAACGAGAGCGGCGAACACCGGATCACGGAGGCCTTCGCGGAGGCGATGTACCAGGCGTGGGACCTCGGGGAGCCGTACGCGGCCGACAGCGCCTGACCGAATCCCGGCGCACCCGGATCGTCGTACGTATCGTTGAACCGCGTGGCTGCGCTCGACCGGGTCGCGGCCGGGGAGGAGTGCCACGATGACCGTCCTCGAAGACAGGATCGAGATGGCCGACGACAACCGCGAACTGACTCTGGACACCCTGTTCGAGTCGATGGAGCGGACCACCCCCGAGGGATACAAGGTCGAGATCGTCGAGGGGACCGTCTTCATGGCACCGCAGCGGGACACTCACTGGGAAATCATCCTCGACATCGTCGAGCAGTTGCGCACCAAATACCCGCGCAGGCGCGTGAAGTCCGACGTG
This window encodes:
- a CDS encoding SGNH/GDSL hydrolase family protein, yielding MLRFMPVGDSQTIGSAGEHTWRYRMWQHLRATYGGPFRIVGPRETLYDKATESPDSYEYAEPDFPQAHLAGWGEGWIHMVPLIQDAVRAHRADVLLVSLGLIDLGFYTNAEQTAENVRAFVAEARAANPRIRMAVLPVIPNVRAQSDAPFAAAVSSFNDFLAKAVADLDEPRSPLLLVSPPPGYDIHLDTYDGTHPNESGEHRITEAFAEAMYQAWDLGEPYAADSA